The Borreliella andersonii genome has a segment encoding these proteins:
- the crr gene encoding PTS glucose transporter subunit IIA: protein MGFLDFFKKTTTLDLIAPISGKVMSIDKVPDEAFAEKIVGDGIAILPTSNELLAPCDGKIGKIFKTNHAFSLETKEGVEIFVHFGINTLNLNGKGFTRVAEEGINVKQGEVIIRLDLEYLKEHSESVITPVVIANSDEVSSIEYSFGRLENDSEYILLSSTVLTEEIRHKISQTKPVTAGEDLVLRVKK from the coding sequence ATGGGGTTTTTAGATTTTTTTAAAAAAACCACTACATTGGATTTGATTGCTCCGATTAGTGGAAAAGTTATGTCAATTGATAAGGTTCCCGATGAAGCTTTTGCTGAAAAAATAGTTGGTGATGGAATTGCAATTCTTCCAACAAGTAATGAGTTGCTAGCGCCTTGTGATGGGAAAATAGGTAAAATTTTTAAAACCAATCATGCCTTTAGTCTTGAAACTAAAGAGGGCGTTGAAATTTTTGTCCATTTTGGGATTAATACCCTTAATTTAAATGGTAAGGGTTTTACAAGAGTTGCTGAAGAGGGCATTAATGTTAAACAAGGGGAAGTTATTATTAGGCTTGATCTTGAATATTTAAAAGAGCATTCAGAATCCGTTATTACTCCGGTGGTTATTGCAAATTCTGATGAAGTTTCAAGCATAGAATATTCTTTTGGAAGGCTTGAAAACGATTCTGAATATATTTTGCTATCTTCGACTGTTTTGACAGAAGAAATTAGGCATAAAATATCTCAAACAAAGCCTGTTACAGCAGGTGAAGATTTGGTTTTGCGAGTTAAAAAGTAA
- the htpG gene encoding molecular chaperone HtpG, whose amino-acid sequence MKKQFDTEVNDLLYLIIHSLYSHKEIFLRELISNASDAIDKLKFLSLTNEKFKNIVLEPKIEISFDDKSILIKDNGIGMDEQDLTNHLGVIAKSGTKEFINNLKQDEKKSASLIGQFGVGFYSAFIVSEKVEVTSKKALESDAYIWSSDGKTGYEIEKANKEESGTEIKLYLNKEGLEYANKWKIQEIIKKYSNHINYPIYIKYNEPIMKDGKQEGIEEKEEKLNETTALWTKNKSEIKVEEYNEFYKNTTFDYENPLMYIHTKAEGNLEYTNLFYVPSKAPYDLYYPNTKPGVKLFINRIFITDSEGSLLPNYLRFIKGIIDCQDLPLNVSREILQQNKILSKIKSSSVKKILSELEKLSKKNPEKFSEFSKEFGRCIKEGVYSDFENREKLISLIRFKSSSVDGFVSFKEYKERMNEDQKSIYYITGGKENILKENPIVAAYKEKGFEILIMDDELDEAILNLIPEYEGLKLKAINKNETSNELKDENFKKIEEEFKDTLTKVKEILKDHIKEVNLSATLIKEPSAIIIDSNDPTYQMQKIMLSMGQEVKEIKPILELNPNNKIVQNLKNLEPEKLEKISILLFEEAMLTSGMPSKNPGKFINIINEFIEKDFL is encoded by the coding sequence ATGAAAAAACAATTTGATACAGAAGTAAATGATTTGCTTTATTTAATCATCCACTCTCTTTACTCCCATAAAGAAATATTTTTAAGAGAATTGATATCAAATGCGTCTGATGCCATTGATAAACTAAAGTTTTTAAGCTTAACAAACGAAAAATTCAAAAACATTGTTCTAGAACCAAAAATAGAAATATCATTTGATGATAAAAGCATCCTAATTAAAGATAATGGAATCGGAATGGATGAACAAGATTTAACCAACCATCTTGGCGTAATTGCAAAATCAGGAACTAAAGAATTTATTAACAATTTAAAACAAGATGAAAAAAAATCTGCAAGCCTAATTGGCCAGTTTGGGGTTGGATTTTACAGTGCATTCATAGTATCAGAAAAAGTAGAAGTTACATCAAAAAAAGCATTAGAAAGCGATGCTTATATTTGGTCTAGCGACGGCAAAACAGGATATGAAATAGAAAAGGCAAATAAAGAAGAATCCGGTACAGAAATAAAGTTATATCTTAATAAAGAAGGCCTTGAATATGCTAATAAATGGAAAATTCAAGAAATTATCAAAAAATATTCAAATCACATAAATTATCCCATTTATATTAAATACAACGAACCTATAATGAAGGACGGAAAACAAGAGGGAATAGAAGAAAAAGAAGAAAAATTAAATGAAACTACCGCTCTTTGGACAAAAAATAAAAGCGAAATTAAAGTAGAAGAATACAATGAATTTTATAAAAATACAACCTTTGATTATGAAAATCCATTAATGTATATTCATACAAAAGCCGAAGGAAATTTAGAATATACCAATTTATTTTACGTACCAAGTAAAGCTCCCTATGATTTATATTACCCAAACACTAAACCTGGTGTAAAGCTATTTATAAATAGAATCTTTATTACAGATTCCGAAGGCAGCTTGCTTCCAAACTATCTAAGATTTATAAAAGGAATTATAGACTGCCAAGATTTACCACTCAATGTAAGTAGAGAAATTTTACAGCAAAATAAAATTTTATCTAAAATAAAATCGTCTTCTGTAAAAAAAATACTAAGCGAGCTTGAAAAGCTAAGCAAAAAAAATCCTGAAAAATTTTCAGAGTTTTCTAAAGAATTTGGAAGATGCATTAAAGAAGGTGTTTATTCTGACTTTGAAAACAGAGAAAAGCTTATCTCATTAATAAGATTTAAATCCTCAAGTGTAGATGGGTTTGTGTCTTTTAAAGAGTATAAAGAAAGAATGAATGAGGACCAAAAAAGCATTTACTATATAACAGGTGGTAAAGAAAATATATTAAAAGAAAACCCAATAGTAGCTGCCTATAAAGAAAAAGGATTTGAAATCCTAATCATGGACGATGAACTTGATGAAGCTATCTTAAATCTAATTCCAGAATACGAAGGATTAAAACTAAAGGCAATAAATAAAAACGAAACCAGTAACGAATTAAAAGATGAAAATTTTAAAAAAATTGAAGAAGAATTCAAAGATACCCTTACAAAAGTAAAAGAAATCCTCAAGGATCATATAAAAGAAGTCAATCTATCAGCAACATTAATAAAAGAGCCTTCAGCAATAATAATTGATAGTAATGATCCAACTTACCAAATGCAAAAAATCATGCTGTCAATGGGACAAGAAGTAAAAGAAATCAAACCAATACTTGAATTAAACCCTAATAATAAAATAGTCCAAAATTTAAAAAATCTAGAGCCTGAAAAATTAGAAAAAATAAGTATTCTCCTTTTTGAAGAAGCTATGTTAACTTCAGGAATGCCTAGCAAAAATCCGGGAAAATTCATAAATATAATAAACGAATTTATAGAAAAAGATTTCTTATAA
- the gnd gene encoding decarboxylating NADP(+)-dependent phosphogluconate dehydrogenase has product MDVGIYGLGVMGSNLALNIADNGFNVSVYNRDNEKTEIFVKQNSHKKINGFKDIESFVKSLKAPKKIILMVTSSAVEKVIEQILPFLNKSDIIIDGGNSHYKSTMRLEKELFAKDIYFVGLGISGGERGARFGPALMYGGSKSAYEILEPILNKIAAKTKSNDICSTYIGENGSGHYVKMIHNGVEYADMQLISEVYFFMKKAFNLDNLKISEVFEKWNEGDLSGYLLEITSKILRYKENNEYLVDKILDIANQKGTGVWTSIDALKSGVPVNLIVESVFSRFMSGLKHERIIASDLLKMDTSSFEFELSDWILDLYYALLVSKIVAYAQGFMMLKTASVNYGWDLNLGKISLVWREGCIIRSSFLDKIKLAYDKNPHLINLLFDDYFLDLLKNNHKSLRRIISKASEIGIPLPAFYASLSFLDSYSTSYLPSNLIQAQRDFFGAHSFERLDSKRGEFFHSAWQ; this is encoded by the coding sequence ATGGATGTAGGAATTTATGGACTTGGTGTTATGGGTAGTAATTTGGCTTTAAATATTGCTGATAACGGTTTTAATGTTTCTGTTTACAATAGAGATAATGAAAAAACTGAAATTTTTGTTAAACAAAATTCTCATAAAAAGATAAATGGTTTTAAGGATATTGAATCTTTTGTTAAAAGCTTGAAAGCTCCAAAAAAAATCATCTTAATGGTGACAAGCTCTGCTGTAGAAAAGGTTATTGAGCAAATTTTACCCTTTTTGAATAAATCAGACATAATTATTGATGGTGGAAATTCTCATTATAAGAGCACAATGAGGTTGGAAAAAGAATTGTTTGCTAAGGACATTTATTTTGTAGGACTTGGAATTTCTGGAGGGGAGAGAGGAGCAAGATTTGGTCCTGCTCTAATGTATGGAGGAAGTAAATCAGCTTATGAAATTCTTGAGCCCATATTAAATAAAATTGCAGCTAAAACTAAAAGCAATGATATTTGTTCGACTTATATTGGAGAGAACGGTTCTGGACACTATGTTAAAATGATACATAATGGAGTGGAATACGCTGATATGCAGCTTATCAGCGAGGTTTATTTTTTCATGAAAAAAGCTTTCAATTTAGATAATTTGAAAATTTCTGAAGTTTTTGAAAAATGGAATGAAGGCGATCTTTCGGGGTATTTACTAGAAATAACCTCCAAGATTCTTAGATATAAAGAAAATAATGAATATTTAGTTGATAAGATTTTAGATATTGCAAATCAAAAAGGCACTGGTGTTTGGACATCTATTGATGCTCTTAAATCTGGTGTACCTGTGAATTTAATTGTTGAATCCGTTTTTTCAAGATTTATGTCGGGGTTAAAACACGAAAGGATTATTGCTAGCGATTTGCTTAAGATGGATACTTCTTCTTTTGAATTTGAACTTAGTGATTGGATTTTAGATCTTTATTATGCTCTTTTAGTTTCAAAAATAGTAGCTTATGCTCAAGGTTTTATGATGCTGAAGACTGCGTCTGTGAATTATGGTTGGGATTTAAATTTAGGTAAAATTTCTTTGGTTTGGAGAGAAGGCTGTATTATTCGAAGCAGTTTTTTGGATAAAATTAAATTAGCTTATGATAAAAATCCTCATCTTATTAATTTGCTTTTTGATGATTATTTTTTAGATTTACTAAAAAATAATCACAAATCTTTAAGAAGAATAATTTCAAAGGCTAGTGAAATTGGGATTCCTTTGCCGGCATTTTATGCTAGTCTTTCGTTTTTAGATTCTTATTCTACTAGTTATTTACCTTCCAATTTAATTCAAGCACAAAGAGATTTTTTTGGTGCCCATTCTTTTGAAAGATTAGATTCAAAACGAGGTGAATTTTTTCATAGCGCTTGGCAATAA
- a CDS encoding DUF3996 domain-containing protein, with product MKKIFILFIMVANISINSFAKDSYLNRGIGFGSSIGNPIINLIMSLPFIDFEIGYGGSNGINLSGPKLVSKFYDFNLLAIAALDFIFTIPLIKNLDLGIGIGGNINISSHTSKLINVELGFGIRIPLAIFYDIIENLEIGMKIAPSIEFISNTRSLAQHKTYSGIKSNFAGGIFAKYYIF from the coding sequence GTGAAAAAAATTTTTATATTATTTATCATGGTTGCAAACATATCTATAAATAGTTTTGCAAAAGATTCATATTTAAATAGAGGAATTGGCTTTGGATCAAGTATTGGTAATCCAATTATTAACCTAATAATGTCACTTCCTTTCATTGATTTTGAAATAGGCTATGGCGGTAGTAATGGAATAAATTTATCAGGCCCTAAACTTGTATCAAAATTTTATGATTTTAATTTATTAGCAATAGCAGCACTTGATTTCATTTTTACAATACCTTTGATAAAAAATTTAGATTTAGGAATTGGAATAGGAGGAAATATAAACATATCATCTCATACATCTAAATTAATAAATGTAGAATTGGGATTTGGAATAAGAATTCCATTGGCTATTTTTTACGACATTATAGAAAATTTAGAAATAGGTATGAAAATAGCACCTTCAATAGAATTCATCTCAAATACAAGATCTCTTGCGCAACACAAAACCTATTCAGGTATAAAATCAAACTTTGCTGGAGGAATATTTGCTAAGTACTATATCTTCTAA
- a CDS encoding DUF3996 domain-containing protein — translation MRTKIIIMSIIILLTPILGFSNSKEAARGKFGAGIILPLPIALQINIGNFDLDIGLYSGVNNLFSDWKTLFIALDYIFYIYTFPGAANILDFSVGAGGYGTIWFSRFGGSKSGSGPMSIGARLPLALNVAVFRKKFDIFLRVAPGLGMNIWSNGIGFRWEVFAGLGLRFWFT, via the coding sequence ATGAGAACAAAAATAATTATTATGTCAATTATTATTTTATTGACCCCAATCTTAGGATTTTCTAATTCAAAAGAAGCTGCAAGGGGTAAATTTGGAGCAGGAATTATACTTCCATTACCAATTGCTCTACAGATTAACATAGGAAACTTTGATCTTGATATTGGTCTTTACAGCGGAGTAAATAATTTATTTTCAGACTGGAAAACATTGTTTATAGCATTGGACTATATTTTTTACATATATACATTCCCAGGAGCTGCTAATATTTTGGATTTCTCGGTTGGTGCAGGAGGATATGGAACAATATGGTTTTCAAGATTTGGAGGCAGCAAGTCAGGTTCAGGACCAATGAGCATTGGAGCAAGATTACCTTTAGCTTTAAATGTTGCAGTATTTAGAAAGAAATTCGACATATTTTTACGAGTAGCACCGGGACTTGGAATGAATATTTGGAGTAATGGCATAGGATTTAGATGGGAAGTATTCGCAGGATTGGGATTAAGATTCTGGTTTACTTAA
- a CDS encoding DUF3996 domain-containing protein: MHSKNKLIRSLIIVITLFFNVENIFTNEKSKNNITDQNSTPDPKTESLETKTKIKFGLILPYPTAIEFSINNFDIGIGITILSISEFFPKSPITLLFKTYCEYIFLNLRIKDSNFIFFLGSGLFFEIGKITSSNLINTSSGITYKIGVGLPLGIIYQAYYDIIEIIIKTTPSIFIGQMPNGNLIFPIKGNFSIGIKSSFKI, translated from the coding sequence ATGCACAGTAAAAATAAACTAATCAGATCATTAATAATTGTTATTACATTATTTTTCAATGTTGAAAATATTTTCACAAACGAAAAATCCAAAAACAACATAACTGATCAAAACAGTACGCCTGATCCGAAAACAGAAAGCTTAGAAACAAAAACTAAAATAAAATTTGGTCTTATTCTGCCTTACCCTACTGCAATAGAATTCAGCATTAATAACTTTGATATTGGGATAGGAATAACAATATTGAGCATCTCGGAATTTTTTCCAAAATCACCAATAACACTGTTATTTAAAACATATTGTGAATATATATTTTTAAATTTAAGAATTAAAGATTCAAATTTTATCTTTTTCTTGGGATCTGGCCTATTTTTTGAAATAGGTAAAATTACAAGCTCAAATTTAATAAATACTTCTTCTGGGATTACCTATAAAATCGGAGTGGGCTTGCCCTTAGGAATAATATATCAAGCTTATTATGACATTATCGAGATTATAATAAAAACAACGCCATCAATTTTTATTGGCCAAATGCCTAACGGAAATTTAATATTTCCAATAAAAGGTAACTTTTCTATTGGAATAAAAAGCTCTTTTAAAATATAG
- a CDS encoding chemotaxis protein CheW, protein MSTDSDVQDSLSQYLLFSLDELYAIEIKYVVEVLEYTKISKIPRTPNYMAGIINNRGKIVPIIDIRKQFGMSDRVIDEDDKKRNKGINISNIIILNLVYEGDEFNLGILVDYVNEVLELDPFSIDDAPKIGSGFNSKFISGIGKSNDKFIIILNVENLFDVRELSKFRNTTIYDPEYQQQ, encoded by the coding sequence ATGAGCACAGATTCAGATGTGCAAGATTCTTTAAGTCAATATCTTTTATTTAGTTTGGATGAACTTTATGCTATTGAGATTAAATATGTTGTTGAGGTTTTAGAGTATACTAAGATATCAAAAATCCCAAGAACTCCCAATTACATGGCAGGAATAATAAATAATAGGGGTAAAATCGTTCCAATAATTGATATTCGAAAACAATTTGGAATGAGCGATCGTGTTATTGATGAGGATGATAAAAAGAGAAATAAGGGAATTAACATTTCAAATATTATTATATTAAATTTAGTTTACGAGGGAGATGAATTTAATCTTGGAATTTTAGTGGATTATGTCAATGAAGTTCTTGAATTAGATCCATTTAGTATTGATGATGCTCCTAAGATTGGATCAGGGTTTAATTCAAAATTTATTTCAGGAATTGGCAAAAGTAATGATAAGTTTATTATCATTTTAAATGTAGAAAATTTATTTGATGTTAGAGAGCTTTCTAAATTTAGAAATACAACAATATATGATCCTGAATATCAGCAGCAATAG
- a CDS encoding STAS domain-containing protein: protein MIYRPEGELVINSIFKVKEDLLHIFKKMKEGDTLTIDLSNVEKIDITFIQILYASNKYAKNRNLFVKIEYPSDEVLSSLIYGGFLVDIEDVDSFDLGLNLVGF from the coding sequence ATGATTTATAGGCCGGAAGGAGAGCTTGTAATAAATAGTATTTTTAAGGTAAAAGAAGATTTGTTGCATATTTTTAAAAAAATGAAAGAAGGGGATACTCTTACTATTGATCTTTCAAATGTTGAAAAGATAGATATTACTTTTATACAAATTTTGTATGCATCTAATAAATATGCTAAGAATAGAAATTTGTTTGTAAAAATTGAATATCCATCCGATGAGGTTTTAAGTTCATTAATATATGGAGGGTTTTTAGTAGATATTGAAGATGTTGATAGCTTTGATTTGGGACTTAATTTAGTTGGATTTTAG
- a CDS encoding chemotaxis protein CheA, giving the protein MDSSDVIDKFKNSFKEESIENISDIEQALLNLETSSDQDIVNSIFRNLHTIKGSSGMFGFNFTASLVHEIETVLDVVKNGKATFNQAVIDTTLMSVDFIRELIEGDEVISEIDFDKRKQFLVNEIKKVLEASNDVKDAFQKALENDFSKPDNSDSSSVLEEPFKANLENKFDDEALQVEIKSYKILFSPSKGILFHGHKPINLLSKLINLGIGYVRAKVDNIPDLEFISPDNVYVDWEIRLDTEESKESIEDIFTFLDSQSKIDIQELDKCLEKDKGDNAGFKNFNLLCLDRNSKDPASFSFEKSKFVGKSFFNGDKNRSNVQDDTARSKVNIASIKVDSKKLDHLVNLVGELVTIQSKLSKEAENKNSNILNSISAEFSLLINELRDYTTGLRTVPIEILFVKFQRIVKDLSTSLGKSVLYHAYGGDTVLDKSIIEKLNEPLVHLIRNSIDHGIESSQERESLGKDPKGIIKLSACQSGDSVIVIIEDDGRGLDKNKILKKAIERNIISDSVAKTLSDTDVYNLIFEPGFSTASSVTDISGRGVGMDVVKKQVESLRGNVVLESEFGKYTRTKLIFPLTLAIIEGWLVRVKDEHFIVPLSNVESCLESNKLISQIDGIDAKSNVMNYRGSMISYIRLREFFQVSNENSLNEQVVVVNTNSGKMGIVVDEVLGQHQTVIKALGKIYSRVEGVSGATILGDGSLALVVDIDAITKLIK; this is encoded by the coding sequence ATGGACAGTAGTGATGTTATTGATAAATTTAAGAATTCTTTTAAGGAAGAATCAATAGAAAATATTTCAGATATTGAACAAGCGCTTCTTAATCTTGAGACAAGCTCAGATCAAGATATTGTTAATTCTATTTTTAGAAATTTACATACCATAAAGGGAAGTTCTGGTATGTTTGGTTTTAATTTCACAGCATCGCTTGTCCACGAAATAGAAACAGTTCTTGATGTTGTAAAAAATGGCAAGGCCACTTTTAATCAGGCTGTTATCGATACTACGTTGATGTCTGTTGATTTTATTAGAGAGCTTATTGAAGGCGATGAAGTAATTTCTGAGATTGACTTTGATAAGCGTAAACAGTTTTTGGTGAATGAAATTAAAAAGGTTCTTGAGGCTTCTAATGATGTTAAGGATGCTTTTCAAAAAGCTTTAGAAAATGATTTTTCAAAGCCTGATAACTCTGATAGTAGTTCGGTTTTAGAAGAGCCTTTTAAAGCAAATTTAGAGAATAAGTTTGATGATGAGGCTTTGCAGGTTGAAATTAAGAGTTACAAAATTCTTTTTTCTCCGTCTAAGGGTATTTTGTTTCATGGGCACAAGCCTATAAATTTATTAAGCAAGTTGATCAATTTGGGTATTGGCTATGTTAGGGCCAAAGTAGATAACATTCCGGATTTAGAGTTTATTTCTCCTGATAATGTTTATGTTGATTGGGAGATAAGGCTAGATACAGAAGAGAGTAAAGAGAGTATTGAAGATATTTTTACATTTTTAGATTCTCAATCAAAAATTGATATTCAAGAGTTAGATAAATGTCTAGAGAAAGATAAAGGTGATAATGCAGGTTTTAAAAATTTTAATTTATTGTGCCTAGATAGAAATAGCAAAGATCCTGCTAGTTTTTCATTTGAAAAATCGAAATTCGTTGGCAAATCTTTTTTCAATGGAGATAAAAATAGATCTAATGTTCAAGATGATACTGCTAGAAGCAAGGTTAATATTGCTAGTATTAAGGTTGATTCTAAAAAGCTTGATCATTTGGTTAATCTTGTTGGAGAACTTGTTACAATACAATCAAAACTTTCAAAAGAAGCTGAAAATAAAAATAGCAATATTTTAAATTCAATTTCAGCAGAATTTTCTTTGCTTATTAATGAGCTTAGGGATTATACAACAGGTCTTAGAACAGTTCCCATTGAGATTTTATTTGTAAAATTTCAAAGAATAGTAAAAGATTTGTCTACTAGTCTTGGTAAGTCAGTTCTTTATCATGCTTATGGGGGCGACACTGTTCTTGACAAAAGTATTATTGAAAAGCTAAATGAACCTTTAGTTCATTTAATACGTAATTCAATAGATCATGGAATTGAATCGTCTCAAGAGAGAGAAAGTTTAGGCAAAGATCCTAAAGGTATTATTAAGCTTTCAGCGTGTCAATCTGGGGATTCTGTTATTGTTATTATTGAGGATGATGGAAGAGGGCTTGATAAGAATAAAATACTTAAAAAAGCTATAGAGCGCAATATAATTTCTGATTCAGTTGCTAAAACTTTATCAGATACTGATGTTTATAATTTGATTTTTGAGCCTGGATTTTCAACTGCAAGTTCTGTTACTGATATATCAGGTCGTGGAGTTGGTATGGATGTTGTTAAAAAACAGGTTGAATCTTTAAGAGGAAATGTTGTGCTTGAAAGTGAATTTGGTAAATATACTAGAACAAAGTTAATTTTTCCATTGACCTTGGCTATTATTGAGGGTTGGCTTGTCAGAGTAAAAGATGAGCATTTTATTGTTCCTCTTTCTAATGTTGAGTCTTGTTTAGAATCTAATAAGTTAATTTCTCAAATAGATGGGATTGATGCTAAAAGTAATGTAATGAATTACAGGGGTAGTATGATTAGTTATATTAGGCTTAGAGAGTTTTTTCAGGTTTCTAATGAGAATAGTTTAAATGAGCAAGTTGTTGTTGTAAATACAAATAGTGGAAAAATGGGCATTGTGGTTGACGAAGTTTTGGGGCAACATCAAACTGTTATAAAGGCTTTGGGCAAAATTTATTCTCGAGTAGAGGGGGTTTCTGGAGCTACCATACTTGGTGATGGAAGTTTGGCTTTAGTTGTTGACATAGATGCAATAACTAAACTTATAAAGTAA
- a CDS encoding chemotaxis protein CheB — translation MKILVIDIQGLIKQVFVRAFSKDNDVEILNAGFNSLNLINVFLQKFPDLVVIDENTARSNFGSSLNNVLNNISLPVVFIAQNEMFPNFGCLEQSKEKVKLIINKLNFKLTVNLFRSKYLALIKLELKNLGKNKLISSFEVKRIQAPDFSSDSKVELKENSLNDSSIRKSYRVSDVINFAPKNDPDVIIKYQGLINKHKTGKIIVVGSSTGGTEALRIFLRAFKKDSPPIIIVQHMPGGFTKSFAKNLNNEFDIDIKEAEDGDILRPGLVIIANGSYHLIVKYSSGNYFVNLLDGPLVSRHKPSVNVLFRSAAMYAGSNAIGVILTGMGDDGAVCMLEMKKNGAYTIAQDQETSVVFGMPMEAIKMGAVDKILPLSEIADHVLRRS, via the coding sequence ATGAAGATATTAGTAATTGATATTCAAGGTCTTATAAAGCAGGTTTTTGTTAGAGCTTTTTCTAAAGATAATGATGTTGAGATATTAAATGCTGGTTTTAATTCTTTAAATCTTATTAATGTATTTTTACAAAAGTTTCCAGATTTAGTGGTTATTGATGAAAATACGGCAAGATCTAATTTTGGGAGTTCTTTAAACAATGTTCTTAATAACATATCTCTTCCGGTTGTATTTATTGCGCAAAACGAAATGTTTCCAAATTTTGGATGTCTTGAGCAAAGCAAGGAAAAGGTTAAATTAATAATAAATAAGCTTAATTTTAAGCTTACAGTTAATTTATTTCGCAGTAAATATTTAGCTTTAATAAAACTAGAGTTGAAAAATCTAGGTAAAAATAAATTAATATCTTCTTTTGAGGTTAAAAGGATTCAAGCACCCGACTTTTCTAGTGATTCTAAGGTAGAGCTGAAGGAAAATAGTTTAAATGATTCAAGTATAAGAAAAAGTTATAGAGTTTCTGATGTTATTAATTTTGCTCCCAAAAATGATCCAGATGTTATTATTAAATACCAAGGTCTTATCAATAAGCACAAAACCGGTAAAATTATTGTTGTAGGCTCTTCAACAGGCGGTACAGAGGCTTTAAGAATTTTTTTAAGGGCTTTTAAAAAAGATTCTCCCCCAATTATTATTGTTCAGCATATGCCGGGAGGATTTACAAAATCTTTTGCAAAAAATTTAAACAATGAGTTTGATATTGATATTAAAGAAGCTGAGGATGGGGACATTCTTCGTCCAGGTCTTGTAATAATTGCTAATGGAAGTTATCATTTGATTGTAAAATATAGTAGCGGAAATTATTTTGTAAACCTATTAGATGGACCTCTTGTTAGTAGACATAAGCCTTCTGTAAATGTACTTTTTAGGTCTGCTGCAATGTATGCAGGCTCTAACGCTATTGGAGTTATTCTTACGGGTATGGGAGATGACGGTGCTGTTTGTATGCTTGAAATGAAAAAAAATGGTGCTTATACTATTGCCCAAGATCAAGAAACTTCTGTTGTTTTTGGAATGCCAATGGAAGCTATAAAAATGGGGGCTGTAGACAAAATTCTTCCTTTAAGCGAGATAGCAGATCATGTTCTAAGGAGATCTTAG
- a CDS encoding response regulator: protein MKKRILVIDDNRAIRQSVAYILEQNGFGVSEAKDGLEGVLKFKEAVGQGDKDFDLVITDINMPNLDGIGVIKQIREFGSFVPILVLTTESEQSKVDEGRKAGATGWLVKPFNPEALMKTISKIF, encoded by the coding sequence ATGAAAAAAAGAATTTTGGTTATTGACGACAATAGAGCAATAAGGCAAAGTGTTGCTTATATTTTAGAACAAAACGGTTTTGGAGTATCAGAGGCAAAGGATGGTTTAGAAGGGGTTTTAAAGTTTAAGGAAGCAGTTGGGCAAGGAGATAAAGATTTTGATCTTGTTATTACAGATATCAATATGCCTAATTTAGATGGCATTGGTGTTATTAAGCAGATAAGAGAATTTGGTAGTTTTGTTCCTATACTTGTTCTTACCACTGAATCTGAGCAATCTAAGGTTGACGAAGGTCGTAAAGCGGGTGCTACTGGTTGGCTTGTTAAACCTTTTAATCCTGAAGCTTTAATGAAAACAATCTCAAAGATATTTTAA